A single Heterodontus francisci isolate sHetFra1 chromosome 11, sHetFra1.hap1, whole genome shotgun sequence DNA region contains:
- the ncbp2 gene encoding nuclear cap-binding protein subunit 2 isoform X1 codes for MKGLVRVDREKLFPLLEESRTRGHRFKGSRYEQDKLLRYSCTLYVGNLSFYTTEEQIYELFSKSGDVKRIIMGLDKIKKTSCGFCFVEYYTRIDAEQCMRFINGTRLDDRIIRTDWDTGFREGRQFGRGKSGGQVRDEYRTDYDAGRGGFGKLVQMQRVPEPRQKF; via the exons atgaagggtctggtcagagtcgatagagagaaactgttcccgttgttggaagaatcgagaaccagaggacaccgatttaag GGAAGCCGATATGAACAGGACAAACTGTTGAGGTATAGCTGCACACTCTATGTTGGGAATCTGTCGTTTTACACAACTGAAGAACAGATCTATGAACTCTTCTCAAAAAGTGGAGATGTTAAGAGAATCATCATGGGCTTGGACAAAATCAAGAAAACGTCCTGTGGATTCTGTTTTGTGGA ATATTATACACGTATAGATGCTGAACAATGCATGAGATTTATTAATGGAACACGCTTGGATGATCGGATCATCAGAACAGATTGGGATACCGGCTTCAGAGAAGGCAGGCAGTTTGGTCGAGGAAAATCTGGTGGTCAG GTACGTGACGAATATAGGACAGACTATGATGCAGGCAGAGGCGGGTTTGGAAAACTGGTTCAGATGCAGAGAGTCCCAGAACCAAGACAGAAATTTTAG
- the ncbp2 gene encoding nuclear cap-binding protein subunit 2 isoform X2, giving the protein MSIVLNALNSDSHVELSQYRDQHFRGSRYEQDKLLRYSCTLYVGNLSFYTTEEQIYELFSKSGDVKRIIMGLDKIKKTSCGFCFVEYYTRIDAEQCMRFINGTRLDDRIIRTDWDTGFREGRQFGRGKSGGQVRDEYRTDYDAGRGGFGKLVQMQRVPEPRQKF; this is encoded by the exons ATGTCTATAGTGCTGAACGCCTTGAACAGCGACTCTCATGTGGAGCTGAGCCAATACCGAGACCAGCACTTTCGG GGAAGCCGATATGAACAGGACAAACTGTTGAGGTATAGCTGCACACTCTATGTTGGGAATCTGTCGTTTTACACAACTGAAGAACAGATCTATGAACTCTTCTCAAAAAGTGGAGATGTTAAGAGAATCATCATGGGCTTGGACAAAATCAAGAAAACGTCCTGTGGATTCTGTTTTGTGGA ATATTATACACGTATAGATGCTGAACAATGCATGAGATTTATTAATGGAACACGCTTGGATGATCGGATCATCAGAACAGATTGGGATACCGGCTTCAGAGAAGGCAGGCAGTTTGGTCGAGGAAAATCTGGTGGTCAG GTACGTGACGAATATAGGACAGACTATGATGCAGGCAGAGGCGGGTTTGGAAAACTGGTTCAGATGCAGAGAGTCCCAGAACCAAGACAGAAATTTTAG
- the ncbp2as2 gene encoding protein NCBP2AS2, whose product MVLQKLLLNLLNNSRLIEKLSETRPIRRAAQITAYAIMRLQLGGREAAERLGQHHTVRQIRERADVPRNLGELSKRAAQLKDTFVKELREGMKEASGQKKPK is encoded by the coding sequence ATGGTGCTGCAGAAGCTGCTGCTGAATCTGCTCAATAACTCGCGGCTGATCGAGAAGCTGTCGGAGACTCGGCCGATTCGTCGGGCGGCTCAGATCACCGCGTACGCCATCATGCGGCTCCAGCTGGGCGGCCGGGAGGCGGCGGAGCGgctgggtcagcaccacaccgtcCGGCAGATCCGTGAGCGGGCCGACGTTCCCCGCAACCTCGGGGAACTGAGCAAGCGAGCGGCCCAGCTGAAAGACACCTTCGTGAAGGAGCTGAGAGAAGGGATGAAGGAGGCTTCGGGGCAGAAGAAACCGAAATAA